The Pseudoalteromonas translucida KMM 520 genome segment CAAAACGCATGCTGTCGTCAAAAATTCCACCATGTAAATAGGCTAAGTCTCGCTTTTCAAGCTCAGCTAACAAATAATCAAATACGGCTTTATCACGGCTATCCTCGGTCATATTAAAATAAGCACCCGGCGTTACACGAATAGCGGTACGTTCGCTTCCAACGGCAGCAATAACAGCATCGGTTACTTCAAGCGCAAAACGCGCCATGTTCTCAGGTGTTTGGCCGTATTCATCATTGCGCTCATTTGCTGCATAATGTAAAAATTGGTCAATTAAATAACCGTTAGCACCGTGAATTTCTATGCCATCGAAACCTGCTTCTATTGCGTTTTCGGCTGCTTTTGCGTAATCGGCTACTAAGCTTTTAATATCATCTGTGGTTGCCGCTTTTGGCGTAATGTAAGTAAGCTCACGCATGCGCGGAACAGTCCCTTCTACACCAATTGCTGATGGCGCAAGTACATCGCCATCAAAAAAGTGTGGGTGAGCAACACGGCCAACATGCCAAAGCTGGGCAAATATTTTGCCGCCATTGGTATGTACTGCGTCGGTTACTTTTTTCCAGCCCTGAATTTGCTCACTGGTAAATAAACCCGGCGTATTAGGATAACCTTGCCCGTCTGGGCGAATAATTGTCGCTTCGCTAATAATTAACCCTGTATCTGCACGGCGCGCGTAGTAGTCAACCATAGCTTGGGTTGGCACTAGGTTATCATCAGCCATACTGCGCGTTAATGGCGCCATTAATATACGGTTTTTAAGTTCAATAGTGCTGTTTAATTTATACGGGACAAGTAAATCAATCGACATTGTGGATCCTTTGTGTGGGAATAGCTAAGCACTAAATGCTCAACCTAAATAGCAAGTATGGTGTGTAAATGCGGCCATTTGATAAACATTCAAGGGTATTTTTGAATGGTCGCTCAAATTAATAATAAAACTTATACTTACAGAGCCGTAAATTAGATCTATATGCGGTAAATTAAATAATAACTTTTCACCACACTGTCATATAACTCGATATACTTACACTTAATACCCAAGCCAAAAACTTAGAGTAAGCAAATTATGACTACAGCAAATAACACAGAACAACACGACGTAATTTTAGGCCTTGGTGCCAAAAAACGACTCGCTTTTATGTTCGAAACCACGCAGCAATTTAAACAAGTATGGATTTTAAACGATGACGATGGCTGCGTTATGCTCACCAACGAAGATGACGACTGCGTACCCGTATGGCCAACTCGCGAGTTTGCACAAGCATGGGCCACTGGTGAATGGGAAGGTTGCACCCCAAAAGCCATTCCTACACAAGACTGGTTAAGCCGCTGGACACCAGGATTAGAGGAAGACGACTTACTCATTGCCGTTTTTCCAACCGAAGATGACGATGGTACAATACTGTTTCCGGATGAGTTTGATACACAACTAAAAATGCCAAAGAAAAAATATTAAGCGCCTTTCCCTCTAAACAGTAAAGCCATACTCACAATAATGGCTTTACTGTTTTACATAGGCTCTTTGTAATTACAGCCTTTATTTAATTCTATTTTAATATCAATAAGCTATAAATTTCGCCCAATTAAATCGCCGCTAAATAGCATAATATTGTAACTATTGATGGCTAACACGCCCTATAAATTAAAATAAAATATACATTTTAAATAATTATTAACTATATTATTAAATACAATTAATTATAGTTTTTTTAATAGCTAACTTTTAGCTAAATAACGTCGGCAAAACGATTTAAAGCAATAGGAAAATGGTTTTTCAGGCGTATAATCCACACACTTTTATACCCTAGGGTCAAATTATGTTTAAACTCCGTCATATTATTATTTTAAGCGCTACCTTAGCGCTATTTGCTTGCTCTGAGCCAGCACCTAAACCAACTAAACAAACACCCGCTAAAACCACTGCAGTTGAAAAAGTAGCCAGCCAAAATACAGCTAGCGTTACTGTAAAAACAGTAGCAGAACCACAATCAGATATACAAAAAGCACTCGCTAATGCACCGGTAATTACTAACTTATCAGCAAGCCACCCAAATACGTTATCAACGCCTAATATTAACGATTTAGATAATAGCCCTGAATCTGATTTAATTCGTTACGGGCGTTTATTAGTTATTGATACCTACCGCCAATTACCTGAAAACGTTAATAACAAACTAAATTGTAGCTCTTGCCACCTAAACGAAGGCCGCGTAGCTAACGCAGCCCCTTATGTAGGTATGAACGTAGTTTATCCTAAGTTTCGTAGCCGCAATGCTAAAATAAACACTATTGAAGATCGTATTAATGGCTGTTTTCAACGCTCAATGAACGGCCAACCATTAATAACCGACTCTACACAAATGCAAGCTATGGTCAGCTACATGAACTTTTTATCGCAAGATATAAAAACGAAAGATGACTTAAAAGGTAATAATGGTTTTGTAGCAATTAACAAAGACCTAGAGCCAAACGCAGAAAATGGTAAAGCACTGTATGCACAGCACTGTGCAAGCTGCCATCAAATGGACGCCAAAGGCTTGTACCCTAATGGCACTTACATGTTCCCGGCAGTAGCAGGCGACAACTCATTTAACGACGGCGCAGGCATGGCACGTACCTATACCGCCGCTGCATTTATAAAAGGCAACATGCCACTTGGCCAAGAAGGTATTTTAACTGACCAAGAAGCCGTTGATATAGCCTTTTACTTTAGCCACCTAGCACGCCCAGAATTTGCCGCTAAAGCAAACGATTGGCCTGAAGGTGGCGCACCAAAAGACGTACGCCGTTAATAGTATTAACTACGGTTAAATAATAAGACTTTAAAGCCAGTTGGATTAACCCGCTGGCTTTTTTATTGCCAGAAAAAACTTTTAGGCTTATAACTAACTGCTGAGTTTTTAAATTGATACTTTATCGGAATACAGGCGGTTCAGCCCCGTTGATACGGGGAATACCACCCTAAGACTGGGGTGAGCGCCAGATAGCGGGTATTAATATTGGTGCCCCCTCTGTATATCAGTCTAATAATGTGAAGAAATAGTGATGCATGAGCTTATTCATGCTATGCAACATGCAATCACTACTAACACTTCAAGCTTTCATCTGCCACGCTGATTTAGCGAAGGCAATGCGGTGCATTTAAGCGTGATGAATGTGGCAAGTAGATCGCAGCATAGTGAATATGATCCAACTCGAGTAGTTTCATTTTATGACGAGTATGGCGACCCAAAATGAGTATTATGGATTAGCCTATCAATATTTAGAAGACGCTAATCAACGCTCTAAAGTACTCCCTCTGATGACGGCTTAATATTTCTGTAAACTGTTGTGAAATAAGTGTTATATTTAATTGACTACATTTTTATTGATACATTTACTTAATATAAGGGCATTTTAATGGGCGTAACCCACAGAGCCAATAAAGGGCTGGTATTGCAAGTTGCTATCCAGATAATACTGCTGATCGTGGGTATGTTTTTTAGTTATTCTCAGCATATTCAATATCAAAAACAGCTCGACGAAAAAATAGCGGATGCATTAAATACACGACTCACTTTTTTATCGACTGGTATTAGTAATAGGCTGGATCTTTATAAGTATGGGCTGAGCTCGCTAAGAGGCTTTATCCATGGCGTAGGTATAAATCATTTAA includes the following:
- a CDS encoding DUF2750 domain-containing protein is translated as MTTANNTEQHDVILGLGAKKRLAFMFETTQQFKQVWILNDDDGCVMLTNEDDDCVPVWPTREFAQAWATGEWEGCTPKAIPTQDWLSRWTPGLEEDDLLIAVFPTEDDDGTILFPDEFDTQLKMPKKKY
- a CDS encoding alkene reductase, whose protein sequence is MSIDLLVPYKLNSTIELKNRILMAPLTRSMADDNLVPTQAMVDYYARRADTGLIISEATIIRPDGQGYPNTPGLFTSEQIQGWKKVTDAVHTNGGKIFAQLWHVGRVAHPHFFDGDVLAPSAIGVEGTVPRMRELTYITPKAATTDDIKSLVADYAKAAENAIEAGFDGIEIHGANGYLIDQFLHYAANERNDEYGQTPENMARFALEVTDAVIAAVGSERTAIRVTPGAYFNMTEDSRDKAVFDYLLAELEKRDLAYLHGGIFDDSMRFDSLEGKNTSEFLRAGYKGTLVGVGSYSFETAKEAINDAKFDLIAIGRPLIANPDYISKISNNQPLVEYNADMLSELV
- a CDS encoding c-type cytochrome is translated as MFKLRHIIILSATLALFACSEPAPKPTKQTPAKTTAVEKVASQNTASVTVKTVAEPQSDIQKALANAPVITNLSASHPNTLSTPNINDLDNSPESDLIRYGRLLVIDTYRQLPENVNNKLNCSSCHLNEGRVANAAPYVGMNVVYPKFRSRNAKINTIEDRINGCFQRSMNGQPLITDSTQMQAMVSYMNFLSQDIKTKDDLKGNNGFVAINKDLEPNAENGKALYAQHCASCHQMDAKGLYPNGTYMFPAVAGDNSFNDGAGMARTYTAAAFIKGNMPLGQEGILTDQEAVDIAFYFSHLARPEFAAKANDWPEGGAPKDVRR